A single genomic interval of Cucumis sativus cultivar 9930 chromosome 7, Cucumber_9930_V3, whole genome shotgun sequence harbors:
- the LOC101204770 gene encoding S-protein homolog 74, translating to MVLVEGPRLAKPLQQASRYFVHVVNGLSYQSLDVHCQSKDNDLGYHHLVNHGDEFQWNFEENFWGTTLFWCRLEKWDAYVAFESFWPESKNIWLRDRCGNQLGTCIWIAKDDGIYLKNMLTNFDEFVHKWIHK from the coding sequence ATGGTTTTGGTTGAGGGTCCAAGGTTGGCAAAACCTCTGCAACAAGCTTCTAGATATTTTGTTCACGTGGTAAATGGACTAAGCTACCAAAGTTTGGATGTGCATTGTCAATCCAAGGACAATGATTTGGGATATCATCATTTGGTTAACCATGGGGATGAATTCCAATGGAACTTTGAAGAAAACTTTTGGGGAACAACCTTGTTTTGGTGTAGATTGGAAAAATGGGATGCGTATGTCGCTTTTGAAAGCTTTTGGCCTGAGTCGAAGAACATTTGGCTTCGTGATAGATGCGGAAATCAATTAGGAACTTGTATTTGGATTGCTAAGGACGAtggaatttatttgaaaaacatgcTCActaattttgatgaatttgTTCACAAATGGATTCATAAGTAA